One window from the genome of Ciconia boyciana chromosome 8, ASM3463844v1, whole genome shotgun sequence encodes:
- the MRPL46 gene encoding large ribosomal subunit protein mL46 — MAARTAGHCGPRGGVMAAPVKRAAGWGRWFCTAAAPRPWRLFGAMCLLRLPRITQPLEKEEEEMAALMEQIELEKSHYSDHEVRQLEEEEQLRRRKESAYDDDDEAPGKTVIMAQDLEDKWEQKLLRFEAAPRITDADKNNNRTSLNRKLDSNLMLLVKQKIGNQELWLLPQVEWQPGETLRSTAERAMATFLGDHIQAKILGNAPYGIYKYKFPRAIRTEDNMGAKVFFFKAFLQSSDLSQAELKEDYLWVTKDELGDYLKSEYLKKVNRFLLDL; from the exons ATGGCGGCGCGCACCGCGGGGCATTGTGGGCCGCGCGGCGGCGTAATGGCGGCGCCCGTGAAGCGAGCGGCGGGTTGGGGTCGGTGGTTTTGTACTGCTGCCGCGCCTCGGCCATGGCGGCTCTTCGGGGCGATGTGCCTGCTGCGGCTGCCCCGCATCACGCAGCCCCTcgagaaggaagaggaagagatggCGGCCCTCATGGAGCAG atagagctggagaaaagccACTATTCAGATCATGAAGTCCgccagctggaggaggaggagcagctcagaaggaggaaggaaagcgcctatgatgatgatgacgaaGCACCCGGCAAAACAGTCATCATGGCTCAAGACCTGGAGGACAAGTGGGAACAGAAGTTACTGCGATTTGAAGCTGCTCCGCGGATAACAG ATGCTGATAAAAACAACAATCGGACATCGTTGAACAGGAAGCTGGACAGTAACCTGATGCTTCTGGTGAAACAGAAAATCGGTAACCAGGAGCTGTGGCTCCTGCCTCAAGTGGAATGGCAGCCTGGAGAGACGCTGCGAAGCACAGCTGAACGAGCCATGGCTACATTTTTGG GAGATCACATTCAAGCCAAAATCCTGGGGAATGCGCCATATGGGATTTACAAGTATAAATTCCCCAGGGCCATCAGGACTGAGGATAACATGGGAGCCAAAGTATTCTTCTTCAAAGCCTTCCTCCAAAGCAGTGATTTGtcccaggcagagctgaaggAAGACTACCTGTGGGTCACAAAGGATGAGCTGGGAGATTACTTGAAGTCAGAATACCTGAAAAAAGTCAATCGATTCCTTCTGGACTTATAA
- the MRPS11 gene encoding small ribosomal subunit protein uS11m has translation MSAALAVTWQRLLGAAWGGRTATLCRGLRTGPLRLQDLAEAAAAKEAENQSATDLSPLILQRNSMRWDGKIYEEIPIAHIKATYNNTHIQVVSFDNRPFARTSCGTEGFQNAKKGTAIAAQTAAMAAAVAAIKGLTMGGLEVISITDNTPVPHNGCRPRKARRM, from the exons ATGAGCGCGGCGCTGGCGGTCACCTGGCAACGGCTGCTCGGAGCGGCCTGGGG GGGCCGTACTGCCACTCTGTGCCGCGGCCTACGCACCGGCCCCCTGAGGCTGCAGGACCTTgcggaggcggcggccgcgAAGGAGGCGGAGAACCAGAGCGCGACCGACCTGAG CCCGTTAATCCTGCAGAGGAACTCCATGAGATGGGATGGAAAGATCTATGAAGAGATCCCAATAGCTCACATCAAAGCTACGTACAACAA CACCCACATCCAAGTGGTCAGCTTTGACAACAGGCCGTTTGCCCGTACATCCTGTGGCACAGAAGGCTTCCAGAACGCCAAGAAGGGAACTGCCATCGCGGCACAGACCGCAgccatggcagcagcagtg GCTGCCATCAAGGGTTTGACTATGGGAGGTTTGGAGGTCATCTCCATCACCGACAACACCCCAGTTCCACACAACGGGTGCCGCCCACGGAAAGCCAGGCGAATGTGA